One genomic region from Apteryx mantelli isolate bAptMan1 chromosome 7, bAptMan1.hap1, whole genome shotgun sequence encodes:
- the FOXI2 gene encoding forkhead box protein I2, whose translation MQAFGQPPAAALPRAQELLQAAAAAGGGCDMYAHRRPHHHHQPPPPPAGPYLWLDGGAAPPAAPFVPAGCAPAQRPPLGAELGWLALPGAQELRGAVRPPYSYSALIAMAIQSAPDGRLTLSQIYRYVADNFPFYQRSKAGWQNSIRHNLSLNDCFRKVPRDEDDPGKGNYWTLDPNCGKMFDNGNFRRRRKRRSDAGAPGRADEGGGAPPGPRAPPYGRARPDV comes from the exons ATGCAGGCTTTCGGgcagccgcccgcggccgcgctgccccgcgcgcaggagctgctgcaggcggcggcggcggcgggggggggctgcgACATGTACGCGCATCGCcggccccaccaccaccaccagccgccgccgccgcccgccgggccctACCTGTGGCTcgacggcggcgccgcgccgcctgccGCCCCCTTCGTGCCCGCCGGCTgcgcgcccgcgcagcgcccgccgctGGGCGCCGAGCTGGGCTggctggcgctgcccggcgcgcaGGAGCTGCGCGGCGCCGTGCGGCCGCCCTACTCCTACTCGGCGCTCATCGCCATGGCCATCCAGAGCGCCCCCGACGGGCGCCTCACGCTCAGCCAGATCTACCGCTACGTGGCCGACAACTTCCCCTTCTACCAGCGCAGCAAGGCCGGCTGGCAGAACTCCATCCGCCACAACCTCTCGCTCAACGACTGCTTCAGGAAGGTGCCCCGCGACGAGGACGACCCAG GCAAAGGTAACTACTGGACCCTCGACCCCAACTGCGGGAAGATGTTCGACAACGGCAacttcaggaggaggaggaagaggcgcTCCGACGCCGGCGCGCCCGGCAGAGCCGAcgagggcggcggggccccccccgggccgcgggcCCCCCCCTACGGCCGCGCCCGGCCCGACGTGTGA